The Garra rufa unplaced genomic scaffold, GarRuf1.0 hap1_unplaced_595, whole genome shotgun sequence genome segment AAGCAGCACTGAGCAGACCGATCAGAGAATGGGTACTTTAATGTCATACAGCCACAGCACTGCTTTAAGTCAAACTCACATTTTCCTTTTgtttagagcaggggttttcaaacctgtcctggagcctcccctgccctgcacattttgcttgtctctctcatctaatagacctgattcaaatcatcagctcattagtagagactgcaagacctgaattaggtgtgcctaataagggagacatacaaaatgtgcagggcaggggaggctccaggacaggtttgaaaacccctggtttaGAGTGTTCGGTGACTTCCGTTATGAAATATGTCACTCAACCCGTCCAATCAGATTGTGAAtacatcactatgcctttaggtttggtatatttaggttcgctgtcaaaaatggcagtgtgaacgctaagtggaccaggaccaaatgtataattactttttggtctggaccaaattaaccaaacgaaccaaactacaagtgtgaacaatCGAGATTGACACCATAAGAGGGTTGAGACAGAGTCAAGGCCAAGACCAGAAGAGGGTCCGGTCAACTGTAAAGGGGACTTTCATGAAATGtccataacatactttggttaaaattcctgaatgatcgtgtaaaacaacaccctttttatcttgtcaaaaatagctctgttcacagcgagctgtttcagtgcatgtctctttaaatgataatgagctctgctcactccACTCCTCTCTTCCATGGAAGAGGAAAGATGATTTGcaaataatcattaaaaaaaagtaagtatGAGACGTACTCCAGGAGGTGCAGCTGGATCACGAACAGTGGGTATTGATCCATCCTTAAGTTTGAACTTGGTAGCAAAACCTGCCTTTAATTGTCCCTCATTCAGAAAACAGTCTGGAGTAaaatgatttgcacaaacatGAACTTTTTCGGTGTATTCGGTGGCGCATTACCATCAGAAACAAAACGAATTCACTGCGTTTTCAGCTCTGATTTCAGGAGAAAATGGAAAATTTATGTTCAattttacatccaaatacaaaacacctgcgttGCTTACACAAGACATTGTCGCTATAGCTGCTTAAGCGCAGATGAGTGCAGAAATATGCTAATGCAGGCAGTCTGatatgatgtcatattgctcagaaaataaaaacggcttgataattgagactgtttaggtttttttagagattaaaaaggacatttatatgcaaacaccatataaaagtgaattttgcatcaaaTGTCCCTTTTATGACTGTGTTTAGGAGAGAGTTGAGTCCAAGTCAAGCTTGAGACAATAGGAAGGTCTAATTAGAGTCAAGGCTGAGTTTAGAAGAGAGTCAGAGTCTAAGTCAAGGGTTCAAAAAAAAAGGGTTCAGTcagcgtcaaaaaaaaaaaaaaaaacactgatctgATCTCTGATCTTGTCATGGAGTCAAAAGAATGTGGTCTTGATTCAGATTCAAACCTCAATAGCTGTAACTTTTGACATGAAAGACATGTTAATTTATTCGAACAAGAATCTTACCCTGTTACTCATGCAAAAGGTGAGCAGTCTGATTGTACTTGTTACAGTTCTGATTGTATTTTGTTGCACTAAtacagtgttgttgttgttgtttatacaTCAGTGTGTCAGGAAATCGTGTGGGAGGCTTTTAAAATCTTCTTGGATCGCCTGCCTAATCAGGAAGAATACAAGAGTTGGATGAACCAGTGCCAGACGGAAAATGTCTCCATACAGGAGATTGGTGCTACCTTTAGCCAGTCAGAAGAACACTTAGCACTTATCCACAGAGTATGTAGCATAAAACCTGTATCATTAACATGATACTAATTATGTAAGCTGATACTTTTAGTATGGATAGAGTATTATGGGTGACTGGTCCATGTGCATATCAAAATGTCTGAAATCTGTCTTTTGAATCTTTATGGTCCATTGCAGAGACTTGCGCAGACAAGAGTGAAAAggtgaaattacattttaaaaacctgTTTTCCCCTTCAACCCATCCTTTAATAAATTCCCTTCCTCCcaactatttatttattgtaatagaTGAGTTCTCTTACCGAGTCTGGTTTTCTCCTCACCTGTCGTCTTCCTCTTTCTTCTCAGTAAGACACCTACATACTCAGTATGCAGGTATACACCCTTCGTACCTGTTCTTTATTATTTCCATTAAATAGACTTGCAATTTGTGTGTGTGGTTGAATAGTTAACTCTTACATTTAAAGGTCATTGTGTTATTTCTGACtgcctttttttcctttttttttttgtatagtccTGAGGAGTCTTCCCAAGAGCAagaccatgtgacatcaggtCTTTTATGATTGTTGTTATTGACAGTTTATTATGTAAAATGCAGTAGAAAAATCAgtagaaaaaaaagaattatacatttttttgagCCATAATGTATACATaatattgtattttgtaattaATGTTGTATTACTAAATCCTAAACAaaggattaaaatgtaaaatgagaTTCATAtggcttaaaaaagaaaaagatactctggaaaaaaaagaaaaagactaAAGCTGTGGTCTCAAACCATTGATGCTTATAGCTTAAGAGCTGTGAGAGCTATTGACACAAACTTAATGTGTGCAGTTCAGATTCAAATGTTGTAATtgtaaatggcaaaaataaactTAGACCTTATAAAGAGTACTGCAAGAGACAAATAATCGTCTTCAAAACTTGGTAGGTGATGAGCTTCCAGCAGAAACCACTGTGGTTCCAGATGAGGTTATCTCAGAGAGCGTGAAGGAAGTTACTGCAGAAGCACCATCTGCTATCACGACAGTGGAGATAGATACTGAGGTAGGTGTTTGACAGGCTGAGACATATTGTTCATACTAATATATAAAGTCTGGTTCTAAACTAATGCACTCTTGAGTCATACCATGATACATACCAAAAATATACATATGACTAAATTATGAATATTGAACACCTGCTAAAcaaaatttgtgtgtgtgttgtctgtGGTAGATCACTAATGAGATTGAGAAGGAAGTAGCTGTTTTGCCTTCACGTCCTCTGGTTGAGCAGAGGGTGGAGCTGGCTATGTTATTGACTGGAGAACCATGGAGTGAAGAGCTGTTGAACTCCACCAGCAGTGAGCATGGCAAACTCACTAAGAAGATTACAGAGAAGGTACAGCACACACAAATACTAACTTTAATCTTTCAGCTAATGCTATTTACAGTATATAAGCACATGTTTGTTCTGTTTCAACCTTAAGTTactattgttttggttttatgtTACCTATGTTTGTCATTTCTTATAGATTTCAGCTGCTTTGGAGAAACTGACAGAATTCAAGAGTGTGTCGGTATTGAACATCAGGTGTGTTAGTGCATGGTTAATTTTGTTAGGTATAGTTGCTTTACAGTGGCTCCAGAAACTATTTGGACACTTAATTTGATGTTTAAATTGACCTGCTATATTAGTAGTTGTGCTAAAAATATGAACTTTATCTTTTCCGTAGGCCACAGATGGATCCCTCAAGGTAAATTAGACTTGATTGCATGCATGAATACAGGTTAGTGAGTCAGAGAATGTATTTGTTGCAGTCTTTCTTTCAGTTAGAATAAACAAGCAATAATCATGTTTATAGTATGCAATTACAATGGAAATCCATGGAGCAAGACATTATtctgacaaatgtttttgaacagtaagatttaaaatgtttttttaagaagtcttttctgctcaccaagcctgcatttatttgatccaaagtaattTGACCAGTACTGTAAACACACTAAAATATGTGAACAAGTCACTTGCTAACATTATCTGTGCAAAGTTACATCCAATCTAAACACATAGAAATTCATTTTAAGTGCAATTGTTGTTTTCTCTCTGCAGTGGTGATAAGGCAGTATTGGTGGAATATGTTGTTTCCCTCCAGACCAGCAGTGAAGAGATCAGCAGTGAGACACTGGACTTCATTAATCTTCAGTCCAACATGGTAGAGGGCACCTTTAGTTACTCAGCGGGGCCCACTGTTCAGTACACCATTATTGACCTCCATTCCAGCGTCACTGAGGCTCAGCATGGTACTGCTCTATCTAGCTAGTAGTCCTCTACAGTACATCTCAGCAGTCTGTAATGATGTAATGTTCTCTTGTCAGTGGAATCCTCTCCAGAGGAAATCCATCCTGCAGAAGAATCTCTAGACCCTGACCACAAGGTGAGTTACATTACATTTCTGTCAAGATGGCAGTGAGGTGAAGCAACTTTTTGAGCAACGTTGCCATCAACGGGCACCCAGGTGAGACACGGGGGCCCATAACAATCAAAATTTGTTACCCATTCTTAATGGTAAAATGCCcaggcaacattgctcaaaaaaagttCCCCAGCAAAACTGCTAAAAAAGTTGccccgtgtatcatcagcctaacacagtgtctacactggatacaacaaaatacaatagaacctattatgctgtctacactggatgcggcacaGCACGACAAATACTTAACAGTAATCTGTTGCTGCATTCTATTTATgatgtgctcacacaaagttcaagtgatttgcaacggtcgctttgtcgcgtcctgGGTAGACAGACTTTACCTGTTGCGGCGCAGCGCGACAAATGTCTGGTCCGGTGTAGACATGGTCTAAGACTGGAATAGCAAGAACAGTAATATTGATGACTGCCTTAACAAGCACTACCAAAAACTTAAGAAAACGTCTGAGAATAAGCTCTTTATTTTGTATATTGTCTAGGATGATATTTTAGAAGTAGAAAAACCATCCGAGCTGCCTGGAGAGGTGGTGAAGGAGGTCTTTACTGTTGGTGACCTTTTGGATTCTACAATGTCAGAAGAGGAAGGTATGGGAGAGCAGGATGTCATCATTTTAGATGATGGCACACTATCCCTTATAGACTATTCCAGTTGTAGTTTCTCAGAGGATAATAACCAACATTGACATGTACAGTGATTTATGGCAGGGTTATACAATCCTGCTACTGGAAGGCCAGCTTCCTGCAGAGTTTTGTTCCAACGTTGCAAGTTTTCTAATTCCTGCAGGACAGTGACCTTCCAGGAGAAGGATTGGACACAGCTTATTTATACCAGCATAATGGTGAAAGACTCCAGTCAAGACGATTGTTTGTTCCTACTTTCAGACCTTCAAGACAAGGACTTGGTGTCACAGATTCAACCCAACCAGACTGTTACTGTGGAAGGTGAAGCTGGAGGTCCCATTATTGACAGTGACTTTACACTTGATGACTTTAATCCCGCCTCTGGATCTGGTGCAGAAGGCTGGGTAACTGTCCCTACTGGGGCTCAAGAGCCAGTTGGAGAAGAGGTTTTCATTGATGTAGATATGCCACAGATAGAGGACTATGAATTCTCCACAATTACAGCAATGGTTGAAGAGGACCAGATCTTGCCTGAGGACACTCCTGAACTGGTTACTGTTAAAGCTGGAAAAGACAGAAACCTACAGATTGGTAGCGATGTGCCCACAGTGCCGCCAATTAAATTGACTGAGCCAGAATCTACCTTAAAACCTGAGGAAGACCACATACAACCTGCAGAGGAAGACGACAAGGAAGAAACTGTTTCAACAGAAAAGGATGAGGAAATTAAAGTTGCTGTGACCACAAAGGAGGAATCAGAGGAGGTTGAAGAAGAGGAACAGGAAGAATCTGTTGGCAGCACAACAATAGCACAGGAGAATGATTTTGTACTAACGGATGTTTCAGCAATACAGGTTTCAGAGGACGACCTAACAGAGGATGAGATCCTATTGGTCTCCATTGAACCAGCAAGCCCAGTCTACCCAACACCTTTTTCACCTGAGAAGGAACCACCTTTTTTCCTCATCACCATGATGACCCCAGCGGAGGTGGAGTTGGTGCATACCTCAAATTCAGAAGTCATGACTACATCTCTAGATGTGATTCATTACACAGAAGAAGAGGGTAGTGGCATCCCTGTTGTCATCCAGGGCGATGGCATTTCCAGCATAGCCTTGCCAACTAACCCTGGGCGGTCTTTGATAGTGTTCTTCAGTCTTCGTGTAACTAACATGATCTTCTCTGAGGATCTGTTCAATAAGAGCTCTGCAGAGTACAAAGCTTTGGAGCAACAGTTCCTTGAACTGGTAGTGTACCTCTTCTAAAGTACATTTCCTTTCTTACCCTACCATCATGTTGTTCCTCTTCAACCACATATCCTGTCAAACCTCCACTCATCAATCCAAATCTGGATTGTCCAGTCCTGTTCCTGGAGAGCCACCTTCCAGCGGAGTTTAGCTCAGACCACACCTAAActaaacacacctgaactagcTAATCAAGATCTTCAGGATTGTGATGCAGTGGAGCTAATCTCTGCTGGAAGGTAACTCTCCAGCAACAGGAATGGAGATCCCTGATCCAGATTAAATTATTCACTAATTCAGCTCTTAACTCTGGCCCTCAATGTCCACTTTTCTTGCAGAGTTGAGCTCCAGCCTTGATCTGGAAAGTAGACGTTGAGGGCTGGAGTTGAGAACCCCTACAATAATTTATATTGTATGCCAGTGGTTCCCAACCCTAGTCATGGATTACTCCGAGCTcaacacattttgtatgtttccctAATCAAACTCACCTAAATTTAGGCATCAGCTCATTTGTAGAGACTCCGAGATAGCCAGGTAAGAGTAACATAAAAAATGTTGGGGGTGCTCCAATACCAAGGTTGGAAACCACTTTATACCAGGGCTCTTCAACTCTTGTTAAAGAGCCTTTTGGGCCAAACAAGCTATCAAGGTGTCCAGAATTGTTTGCAAATTATAGACAAGTAGGTTAGATTGGGATTGTTGCTATAGTCTGCAGGGCACTGGCTCTCCATGACTGGAGATGAAGAGTTctactttaaatatatattattatattatattttgagtttataaaCTCATTATTGATGTTATATGTCCCTCAGCTGGTGCCATATCTGCAGTCAAACCTCAGTCACTTTGAGAACCTAGAGATTTTGAACTTCAGGAATGGAAGTATTGTGGTGAACAGTCGTATGAAATTTGGGAAGCCTGTTCCTCGTGGAGTCATTACTGCTGTTTACCTCATTCTAGAGGACTTCTGCAACACAGCTTACCAAACCATGAACCTCGCCATTGACAAATATTCGTTAGATGTTGAATCAGGTAAGACAAGATCAGAAAACCATAGTCACTTTGGTCCTACAGCCTGTGTATTATGTATTTAGGTACAGTACCTTATCACATGCCACCTTAATGCTGTGGCTAATCTATGTGGGTACATGTATTTTTGTTTCAGGGGAACAGGCAGACCCGTGCAAGTTTCAGGCATGTAATGAGTTTGCTGAATGTACAGTGAACCAATGGTCAGGTGAAACCGAATGTGTGTGTAATGCGGGTTACTTTAGTGTGGACGGGCTACCCTGCCAGAGCATCTGTGACCTTCAACATGACTTCTGCTTGAATGATGGGAAGTGTGATATCATTCCAGGCCAAGGAGCCATTTGCAGGTTTGTTTATATGATACTCAAgaaattttgaattttaaatagaatttttatttatCTTAAAGTAAGTTGCTGCTAGACTGGCATTTTCTTAAAAAGCTAGTTCACCAacaaatacaaattctgtcattaattactcaccctcatgtcattccaaaacgtAAGACCTAAGTTAATTGTCAGAacaaaaatgaagatatttttgatgaaatccgtgagctttctgaccctgcatagacagctcgCCACCTTAACTGTGGTAGTTACGTAGCTGTCTATTCAGgctcaaaaagctctcggatttcatcaaaaacatcttaatttgtgttcctaagacagaggtttacaggtttggaaggacatgaagaTGAATAATTATtgtcagaattttcttttttgggtgaactatccctttaagtttctaaagtttgtttgtatatttgtcTGCTCTGTAGATGCCGTGTTGGGGAAAACTGGTGGTACAGAGGAGAACATTGTGAAGAATATGTTTCTGAGCCACTAGTAGTTGGTATTGCCATTGCATCTGTTGCCGGGTTCCTTCTGGTGGCGTCAGGAGTAATCTTCTTCCTAGCAAGAACACTGAGAGACCAATATGACAAGGATGAGGCAGAAGACCCAGTAGGGTAAGACAGATATTGTATCACAGTCAATCTGGTAAACCATGGCTTAATTTCAACTTGCACACTTTTACTGTGCATTATAATATTCTTTCTAATACGGACTTTGGCTTATGTAAAGGGAACTCCAGTTCATGAAAGCTTTACCTTAGAAGTCCGAGCCTTCAGAGCCGATCACCTCACACAAACACTTGATTAGAGTTTGACCTTAAGTAAGGTATAGCAGCGTTGAGCTTCTGGAAAGGTGCTATATAACTAAAACCagtcaaaattaaaatgaaaatcaagtatttaaaaataaaactaaggtTTAAATTTGACAT includes the following:
- the LOC141317266 gene encoding interphotoreceptor matrix proteoglycan 2-like, whose amino-acid sequence is CQEIVWEAFKIFLDRLPNQEEYKSWMNQCQTENVSIQEIGATFSQSEEHLALIHRRLAQTRVKSKTPTYSVCSPEESSQEQDHVTSGDELPAETTVVPDEVISESVKEVTAEAPSAITTVEIDTEITNEIEKEVAVLPSRPLVEQRVELAMLLTGEPWSEELLNSTSSEHGKLTKKITEKISAALEKLTEFKSVSVLNIRPQMDPSSGDKAVLVEYVVSLQTSSEEISSETLDFINLQSNMVEGTFSYSAGPTVQYTIIDLHSSVTEAQHVESSPEEIHPAEESLDPDHKDDILEVEKPSELPGEVVKEVFTVGDLLDSTMSEEEDLQDKDLVSQIQPNQTVTVEGEAGGPIIDSDFTLDDFNPASGSGAEGWVTVPTGAQEPVGEEVFIDVDMPQIEDYEFSTITAMVEEDQILPEDTPELVTVKAGKDRNLQIGSDVPTVPPIKLTEPESTLKPEEDHIQPAEEDDKEETVSTEKDEEIKVAVTTKEESEEVEEEEQEESVGSTTIAQENDFVLTDVSAIQVSEDDLTEDEILLVSIEPASPVYPTPFSPEKEPPFFLITMMTPAEVELVHTSNSEVMTTSLDVIHYTEEEGSGIPVVIQGDGISSIALPTNPGRSLIVFFSLRVTNMIFSEDLFNKSSAEYKALEQQFLELLVPYLQSNLSHFENLEILNFRNGSIVVNSRMKFGKPVPRGVITAVYLILEDFCNTAYQTMNLAIDKYSLDVESGEQADPCKFQACNEFAECTVNQWSGETECVCNAGYFSVDGLPCQSICDLQHDFCLNDGKCDIIPGQGAICRCRVGENWWYRGEHCEEYVSEPLVVGIAIASVAGFLLVASGVIFFLARTLRDQYDKDEAEDPVGREDSPPFLDRATKYNPMFESDLTTGYSHYYQRYPEPPVHSSASAEASTEFSSEEIKHIYENSELTKEDIQDRIRILELYTRDRQFADFLKQHQIAMDNQRESSSSSQ